ACTTGGCAATAGCAGCCATCCTACAGCGGTGATAGTTTATTTTTGTTGGAAGAGAAAGAAAGCCgccgtgtgtgtgtgtgtgtggaacGAAGCAGTAAGCTGAGAATAGCAAAGATCATTGGATGGCTTTGGATATAGCCTATAGCGCATTCGTTGTTTTATTCTAGAGACCGGTCCGGATCTTAATCATGTCTTTAAGTTGGTGTTGTAGACTGTTTGGCCCAGATGAGATGTAATCTTGGGTGGGGAGGAGTTTTGACGGCCCTTCCTACGCTGGTTTTATATTGTCCTCCATATATTTTCACGAGCTGCTTTgcgagatttttttttttttttttttttaacgaatgatgggcttcattgtttttttttttttttttttgggtaggatGATTCATGTGGGCCATTCGTTGCGTGTGTTTTGTTGGTTAATAATGCCTATTTAAAGGTTGCGTTTTGTGCGTGCGCGAGTAGTTGAAACCACAATGCATAGTCCAATTTGTGTCTACATCCATTGCGCGTTTAATGTGGCCTCAGCTCTACCCTGCGAAGTTAGAAAATGCGAGTCTGTGTGCTGGCCTAATCGTTTGTAGAAGTTGCTCCATTTGATCGGTGGTACTGGCACACAACTTCTTGATTCCGACATATATAgtcttcgtttttttttttttgtctctttttttggttttgtagTTTTAATTCGAGCTTCTTGATCGATATTTCCTTCAAATTATTGGGTAAATATTGCGCTTTCATTCTGTAAGTGGTCAAAAAATGGTAATGTATTGATTCAAATGCGAAATGTATCTCCTCTGTTCGTAGCACGTATTAATCGCTAAAAATAAAGTCATAAATTGCGCTCTCTGCTATTTACGCTTAACAGCAACGTCATAAAAATCACATCCCCTTTATTGCTGGCCTGGTATGCCCCTTATAATGAACTTTTCATAATGGATGGTTCGAGTTCACAAGACGTAAATGCCTTGCATCCTTATCTTTCCCCGAAAATTATCTTCCAAGaatagttttataatttttttttacgcTGATGGTGTATGCTAtttttgtatataagatttaatcTACTAACGTGTATACTTATATATGTTTTAATATAAAGAGGGTTTATATTTCAATCAAAACAATAGTATGTGTGCTCATATATCATACTATAGGATAAAGTATataaaaaaggttaaaagaaattcaaacaaACGTATGTTTAAAATGTTTGTTTCGTAAGCACAAAATGTGTGTGTTAAAAAACACACACAGACGCACTTCACCACTTCCTGCAAAACCCACGAGAGAACCATCCATCGGAGAATCCGGGGAAATTGATCGAAGAGGGATCGTGGGAATCATCATGGGCTCTTATTGTAGTTAGACCTGCTCCTTTCTTAGCTCTCTTAGGCCTTTCCAACTTTCCAGCAAAATTCATGAAGAGCGCCCATCAAAAGTGTACATATACGGATTGATTGTAGTATACACCGTTTAGTGCCATGTATATGAAGGTAGGAGCCTGAAATGTGAAAGTAATTTGGGAGTCTCCTAATGGAGTACAGCCTCAACCCACATCATCACCATCAAACTCCTCGTTATTGTCAGCaactttcttaattttgttCTCTCACTTTTGTTCctcatcttctttcttcttccaatTAATATACCGAATATTCAATTAGAAAGCAAGACTAAAACACACATTGTCCATACTATAAAGCAAGGAATGACTAATTTGAAGAGGAAGACTTTTCTTCTTTCGCAGAAATGCCAAACCATTCCCCTAAGCTTTCTCCCATCCCTTAATCCTACAGTTTATTCCTGTCTTGTCCGGTTTGCTCTGTTCTATAATGATGCATTTATTCTTGCGTTTATATCATATTTGGTTGTATTTGGTTGTGGAATCTCATTAGTTCAATTTGGGTTTAATCATTAATGTTTTCTTTGTTACAAAGAGCCCTCTTTTGGCTGTTGTCATGAGCATATTTGAAGTAGGGAGTATATTACCTGAGCTCATTTTGCTTTTCTCCCATCTGGGTTTATCATTTCTCATTTAGCATTTgccatttttccttctttctatTGCTGTTTGCGACATGGGTTCTGTTCTGTTTCCCTTTCCCTAGTCTCTCTCTTAGTTTTCATGGTGTAGCTTTGAACTTTTTAGTTTGGTGGACCACATTGATTTAATGCAGCTCATGGTATTTCCATTGGAATGCATGATGCCCATACTTCGGTCTTCCAAAAAGCATGACGCTCtacccttgtttttttttttttggggtcctTGATTTTAGTCATTTAATTACTCTGGtttttcattcatttctttATGCAGCATTGATTCCTTGAGCTGATTTTACAGAACTTTACTTGAGAAGGTGTTCTTGCGAGGAGGGCTTCCCTAATAGTGTATGCTTTTTTTCATCCAgaagtttctaaaatttttcaaagaaattggTCGTATGGTATAAAGGATGGGGGACCGTTCTGTGTTGCTAGTAGATCGGTTGCTAACTGAATCCACTCTTGAAGCTGCTATCCAGACTAATAACCGGTTGCAGCATCTATCATCCGTTGCTAATGAAGATAATGTTGCTAAATTTTCTCCCCTTAGGATGGATACTGACGTAGGTACGTCATCACCAAAGAAATTGGTGGAATGCAGGATTTGccatgatgaagatgaagagtCATGCATGGAGGTCCCTTGTTCATGCTCTGGCAGCTTGAAGGTCAGTTAGTACAATCTTTTCAGAAGTTTGAGAGAGCTGCATAAAATTTCCGTAGCATTTTGACACTGTTTCATTCTTGAAGGGTTGGATCTAATAATGTAGTTAATAGATTCACTGTAAGAAACGCGTCTAATTTTTGGTTGGAGGTGGTGGATATTTGGGCTTCAGTTTTGATTATTTATGCTTATAGAAGTGTAataaataatttaatttatatgGCGTTTGATAGTAGTTATAACCTGCTATTCTTATGCTTATTATGAGCATGAGGATGGCAATGTGGCAATGCACATATTGGATTTTCTGGCCACATTGCTTGATTGTTTATTAGCCAAAAATATCTCTGGTTCTTAGTCAAATTCTTGGGACCAGAAATATCTGCATCTTCTCCAATGTGAAGCAAGCTTGCTTCTCCAGGCACCATGGTAATTTTACAATTGCCCAAGTTTAAAAAACTGAAGACTTTCAGCAAGTTCTTGGACAAATTCATAGTGCCTGTGGCCTATAAACACATTCCTGAAGCATACAAATTCTTCGTCTCCCTTTCCTGTCTTGTAGGTCCATGTCAATTAATATCCAACAGTCCTTTTTTCTCCTATATCTATTGACATTTTGTTATATGTACATATTTGCAGTATGCTCACCGCAGATGTGTACAAAAGTGGTGCAATGAGAAGGGGGATACCGTCTGTGAGATTTGCAGGAAGGTACCGATGTTCTTAGTTGCCTTTATTTGTTTGTCAGTAATCTACTTATCCtgtaagccaaaaaaaaaaaagaaagaaagaaagaggctTGCATTAGCTATTAAAAACTCAAAAGGATTTgaatttagctttattttctttaaatgCGAGATTACAGAGTTTCAAGCCTGGTTATACAGCACCATCTCCATTGTCTCATTATGCTGGAATTGCAAGTAACTTCAGGTATCTCTTCTCGTTCTTGGAGGTAGATAGAACTCAAGTTTGGTTTTGTACTTCTACAATAATGAATAGCTAGGTTTTGTCCCCTGTATGTAACTGATAAATAAAGGAATTATCCCAAAAGTGGCTGGGAGATTTCCAGGAGGGGCCTCCCTAATGCTGAATTTATAGCGATGGTTTCCGCGGATGGAAGTTTCCTTGATCCTGACTTTGATGAACATCCATCACCCAGTACAAGAAGTTTGATATGCTGCCGCGTAGTTGCCATAATTgtaagctctctctctctctctctagtttattttttcctttacaCGGCAAAGGCATGCTAGCTTTTCTTAGTGGTCAAATTTTATTGTAGATGATGCACCCTTTGTACACTTAGGGAAGGCACAAAGACTGGGTCTTTGATAAAGTTTTGAAGTTCAAAAGCATCAGTCCTTACTCGGGATGGTACTGGGCTGAAGTAGAAGTGTCTGCCATGTTGGCCCTTACAAAAGGCTAGATCAGTCTGAAACTTTATCTAGTTTGTTATTCCCACTTTAGCCAGTATTGCAAGGAAGATCAATTCATTGCTATGACTCGTAGACAGCGTTGATGCAATTTCAGTGCAATATAACAAGGATGAACTTCCTCTAGAAATTTTTGTGCCTCATAATAGATATTCATCAAGCCAAATGAAATCCCATGAATTTCAgcacttttgaccaaatttatGGATTCTTTGTTATCTGATGCATATATCCATCTCTTGTTCACATGGTGcaataagaaaaatgtgaagTTTGAAGTTGCGCAGTTGAGCTTGCAAATCTTTCATTGAATGTTATGCTATTAAACCTCAAACTCTCAATATTTCATTGAACGTTATGCTATTAACCTCAAACTCTCACCGAGGTGCATCTAACGTTGTTTTTGACCCGGTAGTGTTTTTCTTGATGATGTGCAGTTTATAGTCCTCCTGGTGCTACGGCATACATTACCCATCATTATTGGTGGTGCTGGGGAGTATTCACTGACACTGTTCATGGTGAGCTGTAtggcactttttttttctttgggaaaaactaaaagaatcaAACTCTTTTTAGCAGAATGATGCTTGGAGATTGTGTGCTTGTTTTTTCAGTTAATAATCTTGAGAACTATTGGGATTCTGTTGCCGATATGTGTAATGGTCAAAGCATTTACTGCTGTCCAGCGTTGTCGACACCAACAGGTAGGTAAAGAGTTGGGACTTCCTCAGTTTTTCTTCAGTTGAATAAGCTCAATTGTCTTTTGTTCCTGCAGTTTTTTGTTTCTCCCTTCCAGATGCTATGGAACTAAGATAGCAATACCACCTTCGATGTACTGCATATATAGTAGGCATTCTGAAGGCACTAACATCCATATTTCTGAAAATAGTATGTTCTGAAACATAAAGCATGTGTTATGTTTTGAAGTTGATGACCCGCATGACCTAAATAAATGACCATTCA
The genomic region above belongs to Coffea arabica cultivar ET-39 chromosome 7c, Coffea Arabica ET-39 HiFi, whole genome shotgun sequence and contains:
- the LOC113698921 gene encoding uncharacterized protein isoform X1; its protein translation is MGDRSVLLVDRLLTESTLEAAIQTNNRLQHLSSVANEDNVAKFSPLRMDTDVGTSSPKKLVECRICHDEDEESCMEVPCSCSGSLKYAHRRCVQKWCNEKGDTVCEICRKSFKPGYTAPSPLSHYAGIASNFRNYPKSGWEISRRGLPNAEFIAMVSADGSFLDPDFDEHPSPSTRSLICCRVVAIIFIVLLVLRHTLPIIIGGAGEYSLTLFMLIILRTIGILLPICVMVKAFTAVQRCRHQQASRNSPLPTSNEGNGLPIHQPPRHLTHMW
- the LOC113698921 gene encoding uncharacterized protein isoform X2 — protein: MGDRSVLLVDRLLTESTLEAAIQTNNRLQHLSSVANEDNVAKFSPLRMDTDVGTSSPKKLVECRICHDEDEESCMEVPCSCSGSLKYAHRRCVQKWCNEKGDTVCEICRKSFKPGYTAPSPLSHYAGIASNFSGWEISRRGLPNAEFIAMVSADGSFLDPDFDEHPSPSTRSLICCRVVAIIFIVLLVLRHTLPIIIGGAGEYSLTLFMLIILRTIGILLPICVMVKAFTAVQRCRHQQASRNSPLPTSNEGNGLPIHQPPRHLTHMW
- the LOC113698921 gene encoding uncharacterized protein isoform X3 gives rise to the protein MDTDVGTSSPKKLVECRICHDEDEESCMEVPCSCSGSLKYAHRRCVQKWCNEKGDTVCEICRKSFKPGYTAPSPLSHYAGIASNFRNYPKSGWEISRRGLPNAEFIAMVSADGSFLDPDFDEHPSPSTRSLICCRVVAIIFIVLLVLRHTLPIIIGGAGEYSLTLFMLIILRTIGILLPICVMVKAFTAVQRCRHQQASRNSPLPTSNEGNGLPIHQPPRHLTHMW
- the LOC113698921 gene encoding uncharacterized protein isoform X4, which encodes MDTDVGTSSPKKLVECRICHDEDEESCMEVPCSCSGSLKYAHRRCVQKWCNEKGDTVCEICRKSFKPGYTAPSPLSHYAGIASNFSGWEISRRGLPNAEFIAMVSADGSFLDPDFDEHPSPSTRSLICCRVVAIIFIVLLVLRHTLPIIIGGAGEYSLTLFMLIILRTIGILLPICVMVKAFTAVQRCRHQQASRNSPLPTSNEGNGLPIHQPPRHLTHMW